The proteins below are encoded in one region of Acetoanaerobium noterae:
- a CDS encoding ribonuclease J, which yields MARKTSKLKIIPLGGLQEIGKNMTVIEYKDEIIIIDCGLSFPEDEMLGIDIVIPDITYLIKNREKIKGLVLTHGHEDHIGAIPYVLKKLDIPIYGANLAIGLLEIKLKEHRISTNSLNVVNPGSKIKLGNFEVEFVRVTHSIPDACALAITTGVGTIFHTGDFKVDYTPIDGQVMDLHRIAELGSKGVLLMMGESTNVERPGYTLSESNVGHTLDEIFSEATSRILIATFASNVHRLQQIINAAYKNGRKVTTSGRSMVNVVNVARNLGYLNIPENTFIELKDINKYQDHELVIMTTGSQGEPLSALTRMASQEHRQIEIKKGDLVIFSAHPIPGNEKLVSRVINQLFERGANVIYESISDIHVSGHACQEELKLMHRLVKPKFFIPVHGEYRHLKQHMELAKKLGMPEENVFMLSNGCVFELDKDQGKIVSKIPSGNILVDGLGVGDVGNIVLRDRKHLSEDGLMVVVVSMSKDTGRVVSGPDIISRGFVYVRESEDLMDGAREVIKKSLETCENKNMREWSYLKNTIKDELRNYLYEKTKRNPMILPIIMEV from the coding sequence ATGGCAAGAAAAACATCAAAATTAAAAATAATTCCTTTAGGAGGATTACAGGAAATAGGAAAGAATATGACTGTCATTGAATATAAAGATGAAATCATAATCATAGATTGTGGACTTAGTTTTCCTGAAGATGAAATGTTAGGAATAGATATAGTTATTCCAGACATAACCTATTTGATAAAAAACAGAGAAAAAATTAAAGGCCTAGTATTGACCCATGGACATGAAGACCACATTGGTGCGATACCTTATGTTCTAAAGAAATTAGATATACCTATATATGGGGCAAATTTAGCTATAGGTTTATTAGAAATTAAACTCAAAGAGCATAGGATAAGTACAAATTCATTAAATGTAGTTAATCCAGGCTCAAAAATTAAGCTAGGTAACTTTGAAGTAGAATTTGTTAGGGTTACTCACAGTATACCAGATGCATGTGCTTTAGCTATCACAACTGGCGTAGGCACTATTTTCCATACTGGTGATTTTAAAGTGGATTATACTCCAATAGATGGACAAGTAATGGATCTTCATCGTATAGCAGAATTAGGAAGCAAGGGCGTACTGCTAATGATGGGAGAAAGTACAAATGTTGAAAGACCAGGGTATACTTTATCAGAAAGCAATGTAGGACATACCTTAGACGAAATTTTTTCTGAAGCTACATCTAGAATATTAATTGCAACATTTGCATCTAATGTTCATAGACTTCAGCAAATTATAAATGCAGCATACAAAAATGGTAGAAAAGTAACTACCTCAGGAAGATCTATGGTCAATGTCGTTAATGTAGCTAGGAATTTAGGTTATTTAAATATTCCGGAAAACACTTTTATAGAATTAAAAGATATTAACAAATATCAAGACCATGAGCTTGTTATTATGACAACAGGATCTCAAGGAGAGCCATTATCAGCACTTACTAGGATGGCTTCTCAAGAACACAGGCAGATAGAAATTAAAAAAGGTGATTTAGTAATTTTTTCTGCTCATCCTATTCCAGGAAATGAAAAGCTAGTTTCTAGGGTTATAAATCAGCTTTTTGAAAGAGGAGCTAATGTAATCTACGAGAGCATATCAGATATACATGTATCTGGACATGCTTGCCAAGAAGAGCTTAAACTAATGCACAGACTAGTTAAACCTAAATTTTTTATACCGGTGCATGGAGAATATAGACATCTAAAACAGCATATGGAGCTTGCAAAAAAACTTGGTATGCCAGAAGAAAATGTTTTTATGCTTAGCAATGGCTGTGTATTTGAGCTTGATAAGGACCAAGGTAAAATAGTAAGTAAAATACCTTCTGGAAATATTCTTGTAGATGGATTAGGCGTTGGAGACGTAGGAAACATAGTTCTTAGAGATAGAAAACATTTATCAGAAGATGGTTTGATGGTTGTGGTAGTTAGTATGTCAAAAGATACAGGAAGAGTAGTTTCAGGACCAGATATTATTTCAAGAGGCTTTGTATATGTTAGAGAATCTGAAGATTTAATGGATGGAGCTAGAGAGGTAATAAAAAAATCTCTTGAAACCTGTGAAAATAAAAATATGAGAGAATGGTCTTATCTTAAAAACACAATTAAAGATGAGCTTAGAAACTATCTTTACGAAAAAACAAAACGAAATCCTATGATATTACCTATAATTATGGAAGTTTAA
- a CDS encoding metal-dependent hydrolase yields MIILKGKAHASIGLLTYYNYTILSNTELTILGGAISLFFSLLPDLDHFNSVISKKLSNKKIESLVEALMMLVPLSTLLYLGYLKKFDYSILFFLGLILFISIKKKFKTSIIRKLIISIFLILICILSYNLFKNIAIVKLLLFFILIPWFSHRTFSHSIFSAVILYFITNNLGFIIKNLNMISTLSYLSHIFLGDILTPQGIPLFWPLSKHRFKLNPFKGQSSVNIIENIVILLMVLLAFYLTFVSIKYKTPQQILLGSSIFNIS; encoded by the coding sequence GTGATTATATTGAAGGGCAAAGCCCACGCATCCATAGGGTTATTGACATATTACAACTACACTATTTTAAGTAACACTGAGTTAACTATTTTAGGAGGAGCTATAAGCCTATTTTTTTCTCTTCTTCCTGATTTGGACCACTTTAACTCTGTAATCTCAAAAAAGCTTTCAAATAAAAAAATAGAGTCTCTTGTTGAAGCATTAATGATGCTAGTTCCACTATCAACGCTTCTTTACCTTGGATATTTAAAAAAATTTGATTATTCTATATTATTTTTTTTAGGTTTAATTTTATTCATATCAATTAAAAAGAAATTTAAAACTTCTATTATTCGTAAGCTTATTATAAGCATTTTCTTAATACTGATTTGTATATTATCATACAATCTTTTTAAAAATATAGCTATTGTTAAGCTATTATTGTTTTTTATACTTATTCCTTGGTTTTCACATAGAACCTTTTCACATTCGATTTTTTCAGCTGTCATATTATACTTTATTACCAATAATTTGGGCTTTATAATCAAAAATCTTAACATGATATCTACATTAAGCTATCTAAGTCATATATTCCTAGGAGATATTCTGACTCCTCAAGGAATACCTTTATTCTGGCCTTTATCAAAACACAGATTCAAGCTAAATCCTTTTAAAGGGCAAAGCTCTGTTAATATAATAGAAAATATTGTAATCTTGCTTATGGTACTGCTTGCTTTCTATTTAACTTTTGTATCAATCAAATATAAAACTCCCCAACAAATATTACTGGGGAGCAGCATATTTAATATAAGCTAA
- a CDS encoding Fur family transcriptional regulator, with translation MDTYVEQLKMKLKEEGFKLTPQRRCIVETMVSSKGKHLSSEEIYDEVKNECPEIGLATVYRTLQMLDKIGFTNKLNLDDGCVRYELNLDKDSHNHHHLICKSCGKVIEVEEDLLDHLEEKIERSYKFKINDHDVKFYGICANCQ, from the coding sequence ATGGATACTTATGTAGAGCAATTGAAAATGAAACTAAAAGAAGAGGGCTTTAAGTTAACCCCGCAGAGAAGATGTATTGTAGAAACTATGGTATCATCAAAAGGGAAACATTTGAGCAGTGAAGAAATCTACGATGAAGTAAAAAATGAATGCCCAGAGATAGGTTTAGCTACAGTATATAGAACTCTTCAAATGTTGGATAAAATTGGCTTCACAAATAAATTAAATTTAGATGATGGATGCGTTAGATATGAACTTAATTTAGATAAAGACTCACATAACCATCACCATTTGATTTGTAAGTCATGTGGAAAAGTTATAGAGGTTGAAGAGGATTTACTTGATCATCTAGAGGAAAAAATTGAGCGAAGCTATAAATTTAAAATTAATGATCACGATGTAAAATTCTATGGCATTTGTGCTAATTGCCAGTAG
- a CDS encoding DUF1292 domain-containing protein, with the protein MNNEINNDIITLIDEEGNEVEFELVMSIEANEHDYAILAPVEETEEDEAYIFRIEYDDEDEMSLIPIEDDEEYEMVVEVYETLINE; encoded by the coding sequence ATGAATAACGAAATTAACAATGATATTATCACGCTGATTGATGAAGAGGGAAATGAAGTTGAATTTGAGCTTGTAATGAGCATAGAAGCGAATGAGCATGATTACGCTATACTTGCACCAGTTGAGGAAACTGAAGAAGATGAAGCTTATATTTTTCGTATAGAATACGATGATGAGGATGAAATGTCATTAATTCCAATTGAAGATGATGAAGAGTATGAGATGGTAGTTGAAGTTTATGAAACACTGATTAATGAATAA
- the ruvX gene encoding Holliday junction resolvase RuvX yields MRRILGLDIGDKRIGIAVSDLLGMMAQPLYTLTRKSTKDAINEIAEIIQKEDIKQVVVGLPKNMDSTEGIQAKRTRDFSQLLLEKTNSNIEIIYCDERLTSKMAKQSLSHMKLAKAKEKKLIDTAAAVHILQGYLDSKK; encoded by the coding sequence ATGAGAAGAATTTTAGGTCTTGATATAGGAGATAAAAGAATTGGAATAGCTGTTAGTGATTTGCTTGGGATGATGGCACAGCCACTTTATACCTTGACTAGAAAGTCCACTAAGGATGCAATAAATGAGATAGCTGAAATCATACAAAAAGAAGATATAAAGCAAGTGGTTGTAGGATTACCTAAGAATATGGATTCAACTGAAGGTATACAAGCTAAAAGAACTAGAGATTTTTCACAGTTGCTTTTAGAAAAAACTAATAGTAATATAGAAATAATATATTGTGACGAAAGATTGACTAGCAAAATGGCTAAGCAAAGCTTAAGTCATATGAAGCTAGCTAAAGCAAAAGAAAAAAAGTTGATTGATACAGCAGCAGCTGTACATATATTACAGGGCTATTTAGATAGCAAAAAATAA
- a CDS encoding aldo/keto reductase produces the protein MEYNILGKSGIKVSKICFGTLTLGPLQKNYSVREGANLLSYAYDKGINFLDTAELYDNYAQIKESLINRPRDSVNIFTKSYAYDSKTAEDSLAKALKELNTDYIDGFLLHEQESEHTLRGHIEAAEFFVRAKEKGYIRTFGVSTHSINCVLASLKYDFIDVIHPLFNKSGIGILDGSASEMLSAIKTARNKGVGIYSMKPLGGGNLIKNYDEALDYVLSVDEIDSIAIGMQSTFEIDANFMRFSNEIIPEKLKENLRAQNRQLIISDWCIGCRECEKVCKQNAINVINGKAVVDKERCVLCSYCAPRCKEFCIKII, from the coding sequence ATGGAGTATAATATTTTAGGAAAAAGTGGAATTAAGGTTTCTAAAATTTGTTTTGGAACCCTTACATTAGGCCCTCTTCAGAAAAATTATTCTGTGAGGGAAGGAGCAAATCTTTTATCTTATGCATATGATAAAGGAATAAATTTTTTAGATACTGCAGAGCTTTATGATAACTATGCTCAAATTAAAGAGTCCCTAATAAATAGACCTAGAGATTCGGTGAACATATTTACAAAATCCTATGCCTATGATTCTAAAACTGCAGAAGATAGTCTAGCTAAAGCTCTAAAAGAACTAAACACTGACTATATTGATGGGTTTTTACTTCACGAACAAGAAAGTGAGCATACCTTAAGAGGACATATAGAGGCAGCAGAATTTTTTGTTAGGGCTAAAGAAAAGGGATACATCAGAACATTTGGGGTATCAACTCATAGTATTAATTGCGTACTTGCTTCTCTAAAATATGATTTTATCGATGTAATTCATCCACTTTTTAATAAAAGCGGAATTGGAATATTAGATGGAAGCGCTTCAGAAATGCTTTCAGCAATCAAAACGGCAAGGAATAAAGGTGTTGGAATTTACTCGATGAAGCCACTGGGTGGAGGTAATCTTATTAAAAATTACGATGAGGCTTTAGATTATGTTTTATCAGTTGATGAGATTGATTCTATAGCCATTGGAATGCAATCTACATTTGAGATTGATGCGAATTTTATGAGATTCAGTAACGAAATCATTCCAGAAAAGCTCAAAGAAAATCTAAGAGCTCAAAATAGACAGCTAATAATTTCAGATTGGTGTATTGGATGCAGGGAATGTGAAAAGGTATGTAAACAAAATGCAATTAATGTTATAAATGGAAAAGCTGTAGTAGATAAAGAAAGATGCGTTTTATGTTCTTACTGTGCTCCTAGATGTAAGGAGTTTTGCATAAAAATAATCTAG
- a CDS encoding IreB family regulatory phosphoprotein codes for MNDNMDFTMKFEHKKDEEKMDEKEVVNFVYEALKEKGYNPVNQLVGYMLSGDPTYITSHKNARTIIRKYERDELLETIIREYLEGK; via the coding sequence ATGAACGATAATATGGATTTTACTATGAAGTTTGAGCATAAAAAAGACGAAGAGAAAATGGACGAAAAGGAAGTAGTTAATTTTGTATATGAAGCGTTAAAAGAAAAAGGCTACAACCCAGTAAATCAGCTTGTAGGGTATATGCTTTCTGGAGATCCAACCTATATAACTAGTCATAAAAATGCCAGAACAATAATAAGGAAATATGAAAGAGACGAATTACTAGAAACTATAATTAGGGAATATCTAGAGGGAAAATAA
- the alaS gene encoding alanine--tRNA ligase, with protein MKNLGVNEIREMYLSFFRSKDHYSRSSFSLVPENDKSLLLINAGMAPMKNYFMGIETPPNKRMATCQKCVRTGDIENVGKTARHATFFEMLGNFSFGDYFKKEAIAWAWEFVTKDLELNPDDLWVTVYLEDDEAFDIWEKDINVPKERIVRLGKEDNFWEIGTGTGPCGPCSEIYIDRGKEFGCSDPDCKPGCDCDRFLEFWNLVFTQFNKDEDGNYNPLPNPNIDTGMGLERMACIMQGVDSIFDIDTMKSIRDNVCELSGKEYGKSTETDVSIRLITDHSRAVTFLISDGVLPSNEGRGYVLRRLIRRAARHGRLLGIKNNFLVKLMETVIENYGEAYLDLVEKKEYIKKILTVEEEKFSETLDQGMVILKEYMDKIKSESKAVLSGEDAFRLYDTYGFPIELTFEIVEEYGLKVDEDGFKAEMQKQKERARSARTDKGVEGWKETADTLTFSIEKNEFIGYDELETSAQIKDIIYDNQKIDILSEGQAGELVFEKTPFYAESGGQVADKGIVKSENFVAEVKDVQKSHNGLFIHRVEVVSGEAKLSDKCELVVDEKLRKSTQRNHTCTHLLHKALRVVLGAHIHQAGSLVSDTRLRFDFTHFEPITSEQLSQIENMVNEAIFKAYPVKVEVMNIEEAKKSGAMALFDEKYEDNVRVVSVGEFSTELCGGTHVSNSSDIGMFKILSESGIASGVRRIEAITGSNVYQYLLEKEAVLDEIKSLVKSNEDNLVIKLSQTIEDYKTAQKELSKLKSEIAKNQINEILEGAKDIEGIKYVYSSFEDLDDETLRNAAENVIDKIENSVVLLSSYFENKISFVCMVSKGALQKGVHAGKFIKEVSSLTGGGGGGKPNMAQAGGKDISKLSEAMKQSETILKTFINS; from the coding sequence TTGAAGAATTTAGGGGTAAATGAAATTAGAGAAATGTACCTTAGTTTTTTTCGTTCGAAAGATCATTATTCTAGAAGTAGCTTTTCTTTAGTACCAGAAAATGATAAAAGTCTTTTGCTTATAAATGCGGGCATGGCTCCAATGAAAAATTATTTTATGGGGATAGAGACTCCGCCTAATAAGAGAATGGCTACCTGTCAAAAGTGTGTTAGAACAGGAGATATCGAAAACGTTGGAAAAACTGCTAGACATGCTACTTTTTTTGAAATGCTTGGAAATTTTTCTTTTGGAGATTATTTCAAAAAAGAAGCTATTGCATGGGCTTGGGAGTTTGTTACAAAAGATTTAGAGCTAAATCCAGATGATTTATGGGTTACAGTGTATTTAGAAGATGATGAGGCCTTTGATATATGGGAAAAGGATATAAATGTCCCTAAAGAAAGAATTGTTAGACTTGGAAAGGAAGATAATTTTTGGGAGATAGGAACAGGAACAGGTCCTTGTGGTCCGTGCTCAGAAATATATATAGATAGAGGAAAAGAATTTGGATGTTCTGACCCTGATTGTAAACCAGGATGTGACTGCGATAGATTTTTAGAATTTTGGAATTTAGTTTTTACCCAGTTTAATAAAGATGAAGATGGAAACTATAACCCTCTTCCAAATCCAAATATCGATACTGGTATGGGATTAGAAAGAATGGCATGCATCATGCAGGGCGTAGATAGTATTTTTGACATAGACACTATGAAAAGCATCAGAGACAATGTATGCGAGTTGTCAGGCAAAGAATATGGAAAATCGACTGAAACAGATGTTTCCATTAGATTGATTACTGACCATTCTAGAGCAGTGACTTTCTTGATTTCAGATGGAGTTCTTCCTTCGAATGAAGGTAGAGGCTATGTGCTAAGAAGGTTAATAAGAAGAGCTGCAAGACATGGAAGATTATTAGGAATAAAAAATAACTTTCTAGTTAAACTTATGGAAACTGTAATAGAAAATTATGGCGAGGCATATCTAGATTTAGTGGAGAAAAAAGAGTATATCAAAAAAATATTAACAGTTGAAGAAGAAAAATTTTCCGAAACCTTAGATCAAGGTATGGTTATTTTAAAAGAGTATATGGATAAAATTAAGTCAGAATCTAAAGCTGTTTTAAGTGGAGAAGATGCATTTAGATTATATGACACTTATGGATTCCCTATAGAATTGACATTTGAAATTGTTGAGGAATATGGACTAAAGGTTGATGAGGATGGATTCAAAGCTGAAATGCAAAAGCAAAAAGAAAGAGCTCGCTCTGCAAGGACAGATAAAGGAGTAGAGGGATGGAAGGAAACTGCTGACACACTTACTTTTTCTATAGAAAAAAATGAATTTATTGGATATGATGAACTTGAAACATCGGCTCAAATTAAAGATATCATATATGATAACCAGAAAATAGATATCTTATCAGAGGGGCAAGCAGGAGAACTGGTTTTTGAAAAAACTCCTTTTTATGCAGAATCAGGTGGACAAGTAGCTGATAAAGGGATTGTAAAAAGTGAAAATTTTGTGGCTGAAGTTAAGGATGTCCAAAAATCTCATAATGGACTATTTATCCATAGGGTAGAAGTTGTATCAGGAGAAGCTAAGCTTTCGGATAAATGTGAATTAGTAGTCGATGAAAAGCTAAGAAAGTCTACTCAAAGAAACCACACTTGTACTCATCTTTTGCATAAAGCTTTAAGGGTGGTATTAGGGGCTCACATACATCAAGCAGGTTCTTTGGTTTCTGATACTAGATTAAGATTCGATTTTACTCATTTTGAACCTATTACTTCTGAGCAATTAAGTCAAATTGAAAATATGGTGAATGAAGCTATATTTAAAGCTTATCCAGTTAAAGTAGAGGTAATGAATATAGAAGAAGCAAAGAAATCTGGTGCTATGGCTTTATTTGATGAGAAGTATGAAGATAATGTAAGAGTTGTTTCTGTAGGAGAATTTTCTACTGAGCTTTGCGGAGGAACGCATGTGAGCAATTCTTCTGATATCGGTATGTTTAAAATTCTTTCTGAATCTGGAATTGCTTCTGGAGTAAGAAGAATTGAAGCAATTACAGGAAGTAATGTATATCAATATTTATTGGAAAAAGAAGCAGTTCTTGATGAGATAAAATCTTTAGTAAAATCAAATGAAGACAACCTAGTAATTAAACTATCTCAAACTATTGAAGATTATAAGACAGCTCAAAAAGAACTTTCAAAGCTAAAATCAGAAATTGCAAAGAATCAGATTAATGAAATTTTAGAGGGAGCTAAAGATATTGAGGGTATTAAATATGTATATAGCTCATTTGAAGATTTAGATGATGAAACACTTAGAAATGCAGCAGAAAATGTAATTGATAAAATAGAAAATTCTGTTGTACTACTAAGCAGCTATTTTGAAAATAAAATTTCTTTTGTTTGTATGGTATCAAAAGGTGCACTTCAAAAAGGTGTTCATGCTGGAAAATTCATAAAAGAAGTATCTTCACTAACAGGCGGCGGCGGTGGTGGAAAACCTAACATGGCTCAAGCTGGTGGTAAAGATATCTCGAAATTGAGCGAGGCTATGAAGCAATCTGAGACGATACTAAAAACTTTTATAAATTCTTAA
- the nifU gene encoding Fe-S cluster assembly scaffold protein NifU: MYSDKVMDHFTNPRNVGEIEGADGVGEVGNAKCGDIMKIYLKVEDNVIQDVKFKTYGCGSAIASSSMATEMIKGKTVQEALNLTNKAVAEALDGLPPVKMHCSVLAEQAIKKALQDYALKNNLTIEGLTDVEFDDDHDHHDDIEED, encoded by the coding sequence ATGTATAGCGATAAAGTTATGGACCATTTTACAAATCCTAGAAATGTTGGAGAAATTGAAGGTGCAGATGGTGTTGGAGAAGTTGGGAATGCCAAATGTGGAGATATAATGAAAATATATCTTAAAGTAGAGGATAATGTAATTCAGGATGTAAAATTTAAAACTTATGGATGTGGCTCAGCCATAGCAAGCTCTAGTATGGCTACAGAAATGATTAAAGGCAAGACTGTTCAGGAAGCTTTAAATTTAACAAACAAAGCAGTTGCAGAAGCTTTGGATGGTCTTCCGCCAGTAAAAATGCACTGCTCAGTTTTAGCAGAGCAAGCAATAAAGAAAGCTCTTCAAGACTATGCGCTAAAGAATAATTTAACTATTGAAGGATTAACTGATGTTGAGTTTGATGATGATCACGATCATCATGATGATATAGAAGAAGATTAA
- the nifS gene encoding cysteine desulfurase NifS encodes MEQKRVYLDNAATTPVKKEVLDAMIPYFTNNYGNPSSIHFFGREVRKPVDEAREKVAKLLGATSNEIYFTAGGSESDNWAIKGAAFKLMNKGKHIITTKIEHHAVLHTCEYLEKEHGFQITYLDVNKDGLVDLDNFKSNLRDDTILVSIMFANNEIGTIQPIREIGQICKEKGIVFHTDAVQAVGNIKIDVKELNIDMLSLSAHKIYGPKGIGALYIKNGVKLDNLIHGGAQERKKRAGTENVPGIIGLGKACEIANDNLESHISKLTNLRERLMNGILNEIPHTIVTGSRENRLPGTASFCFKFIEGEALLLSLDLVGIAGSSGSACTSGSLDPSHVLMALGLTHEIAHGSLRLSLSDFTTEEEIDYVIEKLPPIIDRLRRMSPLYEDFLKGESVNV; translated from the coding sequence ATGGAGCAAAAAAGAGTTTATCTTGACAATGCAGCGACTACTCCGGTTAAAAAAGAAGTTCTAGATGCTATGATACCTTACTTTACAAATAATTATGGGAACCCATCTAGTATACATTTCTTTGGCAGAGAGGTTAGAAAGCCTGTAGATGAAGCTAGAGAAAAAGTAGCAAAGTTATTAGGTGCTACAAGCAATGAAATATATTTTACAGCTGGGGGATCTGAATCAGATAACTGGGCAATTAAAGGTGCAGCTTTTAAATTGATGAATAAAGGTAAACATATAATAACAACTAAAATTGAGCACCATGCTGTGCTTCACACTTGTGAATACTTAGAAAAAGAGCATGGATTTCAAATCACTTATTTAGATGTAAACAAGGATGGCTTAGTAGATTTAGATAATTTTAAAAGTAATCTAAGGGATGATACAATTTTAGTTAGTATAATGTTTGCCAACAACGAAATTGGAACAATTCAGCCTATAAGAGAAATCGGCCAAATTTGTAAAGAAAAAGGGATTGTTTTCCATACAGATGCAGTACAGGCAGTTGGAAATATAAAAATTGATGTAAAAGAACTTAATATAGATATGCTATCACTTTCAGCTCATAAAATTTATGGACCTAAAGGAATAGGTGCTCTTTATATTAAAAATGGAGTTAAGCTAGACAATTTAATCCATGGTGGAGCGCAGGAGCGTAAAAAAAGAGCTGGAACAGAAAATGTACCTGGGATTATAGGTCTTGGAAAAGCTTGTGAAATTGCAAATGACAATTTGGAGAGCCATATTTCTAAGCTTACTAATTTAAGAGAAAGACTCATGAATGGAATTTTAAATGAAATACCTCATACTATTGTAACTGGAAGCAGAGAAAATAGGCTGCCTGGAACTGCAAGCTTTTGCTTTAAGTTTATAGAGGGTGAGGCTTTGCTTCTGAGCTTAGATTTAGTTGGTATAGCAGGCTCGAGTGGTTCAGCTTGTACATCTGGTTCACTGGACCCTTCTCATGTGCTTATGGCACTTGGACTTACTCATGAGATAGCGCATGGCTCTTTACGACTTAGCTTATCTGATTTTACAACGGAAGAAGAAATTGATTACGTAATTGAGAAGCTTCCGCCGATTATAGATAGACTTAGAAGAATGTCACCATTATATGAAGATTTTTTGAAGGGAGAATCAGTTAATGTATAG
- a CDS encoding RrF2 family transcriptional regulator has protein sequence MKLSTKGRYGLKAIFELALKEEENLPLSLKYIADKNGLSEQYLEQIFAILKKSGLVKSVRGAQGGYYLSKPSSQITVGQVLRALEGPMAPSDCVLEEDADCENSDFCVTKVVWQRIKDSVDSVIDSVTLKDMVLDHKLKSSKNNFKEM, from the coding sequence GTGAAACTATCAACGAAAGGAAGATATGGACTTAAAGCCATTTTTGAATTAGCCTTAAAGGAAGAGGAAAATCTTCCACTTTCATTAAAGTATATTGCAGACAAGAATGGACTTTCAGAGCAGTACTTAGAACAAATCTTTGCTATATTAAAAAAATCAGGTTTAGTGAAAAGTGTAAGAGGAGCTCAAGGTGGTTATTATCTTAGCAAGCCTTCCTCACAAATCACAGTAGGTCAAGTGCTTAGAGCTTTAGAAGGGCCTATGGCTCCATCTGATTGTGTTTTAGAAGAAGATGCTGATTGTGAGAACTCTGACTTTTGCGTTACCAAGGTAGTTTGGCAAAGAATTAAAGATAGTGTAGATAGTGTTATAGATTCTGTAACGTTAAAAGATATGGTTTTAGATCATAAACTAAAAAGTAGCAAAAATAATTTTAAGGAGATGTGA